The following is a genomic window from Sphingorhabdus sp. Alg231-15.
GAACCGCCAAGCCCAGGGCACAAGGACAGGTGATGATCAGCACCGCGACTGAAATCAGCAAAGATTGATGCCAGCCAACACCGGCAAACATCCAGAAAATAAAAGCCAGTAGTGCCAGACTATGCACAGCCGGTGCATAGAAACGCGCGGCCTTGTCCGCGACGCGCACATAAAAGGATCTTTGCTGCCCAGCTTCATCCATCAACCGCGCAATATCGGAGAGGCTGGTATCTTCACCGGCAGCAGTTATGCGCACTGTCACCGGCGCGGACAGGTTCAACGTACCGGCCAGTACGATATCACCGGCGACTTTCGGCTGCGGTTCGCTTTCGCCAGTCATCAGAGAAAGATCGAAATTGCTGGTACCATCTTCAATTATTCCGTCGGCCGCCAGATTGTCGCCAGCTGCGACAACCATGCGCATCTTGGGGCGCAACTCCTTCGCCATCACCCATTCTGTTGTACCGTCCTCCTGCAAGATCATGGCGCCAGGGGCGGTTTGTTTGAGCAAGGCCGAAATCCCCTCACGGGCCCGGTCCCGCATCATCCCATCCAGCACCCGCCCGGCAAGCAGGAAGAAGATCAGCATGACGACACTCTCGAAATAAGCGTGGGCGCCGCTGGTCATCGTTTCAAAAACGCTAAGTCCCGTCGCCAGAATAATGCCAACGGTAATCGGCACATCCATATTGGTCCGGCCGTAACGCAGAGCCATGAAAGCGGAACTGAAAAACGGTCGTCCGGAATAGAGGATGACCGGTATCGCGATCAGCGCCGATATCCAGTGAAACAGATCACGGGTTGCGCCCATTGCACCGGACCAGACACTGACGGACAACAGCATGATGTTCATCATACCGAACCCGGCGACCGCAAGCGCGCGGATCAACCGATCCGTCCCTCCCTTTTCCTCTGCCAATGGATTATCGGCCAATATTTGCGCATCAAAGCCGAGCTTCTCGATCTGCTCCTTGATCCGATCCTCGCCAATATCGGGAAGATGGGACACCGCGACTTGTTTGGTCGAAAAATTGACGCGGGCCGAGAGGATGTCATGTTCGACCGCCAAGCCATTTTCGATCTTGGAAATACAACCGGCACAGCGGATGGCAGGTACAGCAAATCGCGAAACGACATGGTCCACGCTGTCGGCCTTGACGGCGGAAAGATCGGTAACCGCGTTCAAAGGACTTCCTGTGCGAGAGCCATCTTATTGCCGCGATGATTTATCGTGATCCGAAGCTTCCAGCGGCCTTCGGGCAACTCGTCACGACTGACATAGGTCCCCGCACCATTCTCAACAAAGTGCAAAAGAACCGGATCAGCGCGTCCCACCGGGTGTTCCGCTATGGCCGTGATTTCAGCGTCTTCCAGCGCGCTATCATTGGCACTCAGCACTGTCATGGTCAGTTTGTCCTGTACACGAATGAGCCGTGATGTTTTCCAGCCATATGCCTGCTGTTTGCGGGCCTCTTCCAGCCATAGATTATATTTTTGGCTGGCCACATAGCTGTTGTCGACCACAGTGCCGCCAAATGTCGAGACCGCAAAACGGGCCATCACCATATTGACCGAGACCACCACAGCAAAAAAGGTAACTATCATTGCAGTGGCATGATAGCCGGTGAATCTCTTGGGGTTTTCTGATTCGGGTTTCATTCGTCGGCCTCCGGGCGCTCAAAAAAGACGTCATGCGTATCTTGTGCTGTTCGGTCGTCTTTGGCCCGGACAGTAAGCGTAAATTCTTCCCTTGCAGGCCCCTCCCCTGGAGCTGCAACGAACAATCTTACCCTGCCTACGCTATCAGCCGGAACCTCGACCATGATGGTCTGATCGGCCGTTTCCCGTGATCCTTGGTTGGACCATAGCACAGCTTGCGCCAATCCCGACATCGAAATCTCCATCGTCCGCGGCCGGTTTTCCATATTGCGCAGATTGGCAGTATAAGCGTTGCGGACGCCGCCATCGGCAAGCTGGACATAGAGCGGATTGCGGTCGTGGTTGGCGCTGATATCGATACGTGCGCGATTACCGACGGCAAATAGCATCGCTAGGCCTATTGCACCCCAAACCGAGAAATAGAGGAGAGTTCGCGGACGAAGCAACGTTTTCAAAACGGGAGTATGCTGCTGTCCTGCCTTTTCCAGTTCGGCGTCTTCGGCGGTTACATAATCGATCAGACCTCGCGGCCGACCGACCTGATCCATGACCTTGTCACAAGCATCAATACACAAGGCGCAGGTGATACAACCGATTTGCGGCCCTTCGCGAATATCAATGCCAGTTGGGCAGACCGCAACACATTGGTTGCAGTCTATGCAGTCTCCAAAACTGCCGGGCTGGGCTTCGGCTTTCTTGACGCTGCCACGCGGCTCTCCGCGCCAGTCCTTATAGGTTACCGTCAGCGACTTTTCGTCCATCATTGCGGCCTGAATCCGCGGCCACGGGCACATGTAAATGCAGACCTGTTCGCGCATGAAACCACCAAAGATAAATGTCGTCGCGGTCAGCACACCGACCGTGGCATAGGCAACAAAAGCCGCTTCACCGGTGAAAAAGTCCCGTGCCAGAGTCGGGGCATCGGCAAAATAGAATATCCATGCGCCGCCGGTGGCCATCGCGACCAGTAGCCAGACCGTCCATTTGCCAAACCGTTTGGCGATTTTCTTTGGACCCCATGGTGCATCCTGCAAACGGAATTGGGCATTGCGATCACCGTCGATCGCGCGTTCAATATGCTGGAACAGATCGGTCCACACGGTTTGCGGACAGGAATAGCCGCACCATGCCCGGCCGACAGCAGAAGTGACCAGAAACAGTCCGATTCCAGCCATCACCAACATTCCGGCGACATAGTAAAATTCATGTGGCCAGATTTCGATACCAAACATGTAGAACCGACGGTTCGCCAGATCGACCAGTACCGCCTGATCTGGAGCATAGGGTCCGCGGTCCCAACGGATCCATGGAGTGACGTAATAGATGCCCAGCGTCACCGCCATGATCACCCATTTCAGCCGCCGGAATGTTCCGTCGACAGCCTTGGGATAGACGCCTTTACGCTTCTCGTAGAGCTTCAGCTCTGGATCGAGTATCTCGTCAGGATTGCTCATCTTCCGGAGTCTCCGTTACGGCTTCTTCTGAAGCGACTTCCTGCTCCACCGGTGCGTCTTCTCCGCCGCCCAGCGAATGAACATAGGCGGTCAGCATCCGGATCGTGGACGCATCGAGCCGGTGGCCCCAGCGTGGCATCACACCATTGCGGCTATTGGTGATTGTGTCATTGATCGACGCGCGATCTAGACCATAGAGATTGATTGCATCGGTCAAATCAGGCGCACCTTGTGTCCGGTCGCCCTTGGCATCGCTGCCATGACAGACCGCACAATTGGTTCCGAAAAGTCCCGCACCGCGGGTGGCCGACCCGCTTTGCTTCTCCCGGCCACTGATCACGCGGACGTAGGACACGAGGTCCTCTATCTCGTTCGCCTGCAATATCCCGTCACGACCAAAGGCCGGCATCAGGGAAAACCGGGTTTCGGGATGATCAGGATTTCGAATGCCATGAACCAGCGTATATTCGATGGCCGCCATGTCTCCGCCCCAAAGCCATTCATCATCATTCAGATTGGGATAACCTTTGGAGCCTGCGGCGCCTGAACCATGACATTGAACACAATGTACCTTGAAGGCCGAGCGTCCGCCTTGAATAGCATTGTTGAGCAGTTCGGGGTTATTGGGCAG
Proteins encoded in this region:
- a CDS encoding copper-translocating P-type ATPase, whose amino-acid sequence is MNAVTDLSAVKADSVDHVVSRFAVPAIRCAGCISKIENGLAVEHDILSARVNFSTKQVAVSHLPDIGEDRIKEQIEKLGFDAQILADNPLAEEKGGTDRLIRALAVAGFGMMNIMLLSVSVWSGAMGATRDLFHWISALIAIPVILYSGRPFFSSAFMALRYGRTNMDVPITVGIILATGLSVFETMTSGAHAYFESVVMLIFFLLAGRVLDGMMRDRAREGISALLKQTAPGAMILQEDGTTEWVMAKELRPKMRMVVAAGDNLAADGIIEDGTSNFDLSLMTGESEPQPKVAGDIVLAGTLNLSAPVTVRITAAGEDTSLSDIARLMDEAGQQRSFYVRVADKAARFYAPAVHSLALLAFIFWMFAGVGWHQSLLISVAVLIITCPCALGLAVPAAQVVASGALLRKGVMIKDGSALERLAEADVALFDKTGTLTLGRPVPLDVDHLTISQKQVALALAQASSHPVSKGIRAALVAENITPATLDNVEEIAGKGMAASWGTVNVALGKPVKSADHLSCQLTVGEDHLAMELQDDIRPDTMEAIDRLSRLGLSATIISGDNAASVAKISNAIGLDAQAGASPQDKLHAISQLSSDGHKVLMVGDGLNDGPALAAAHVSIAPGSASDVGQQAADAVFTSDSFLPVALAVQTAQRTMQIVRQNFALAIGYNILAVPLALTGMVTPLIAAIAMSLSSLIVVGNALRLNGAAK
- a CDS encoding FixH family protein gives rise to the protein MKPESENPKRFTGYHATAMIVTFFAVVVSVNMVMARFAVSTFGGTVVDNSYVASQKYNLWLEEARKQQAYGWKTSRLIRVQDKLTMTVLSANDSALEDAEITAIAEHPVGRADPVLLHFVENGAGTYVSRDELPEGRWKLRITINHRGNKMALAQEVL
- the ccoG gene encoding cytochrome c oxidase accessory protein CcoG, which codes for MSNPDEILDPELKLYEKRKGVYPKAVDGTFRRLKWVIMAVTLGIYYVTPWIRWDRGPYAPDQAVLVDLANRRFYMFGIEIWPHEFYYVAGMLVMAGIGLFLVTSAVGRAWCGYSCPQTVWTDLFQHIERAIDGDRNAQFRLQDAPWGPKKIAKRFGKWTVWLLVAMATGGAWIFYFADAPTLARDFFTGEAAFVAYATVGVLTATTFIFGGFMREQVCIYMCPWPRIQAAMMDEKSLTVTYKDWRGEPRGSVKKAEAQPGSFGDCIDCNQCVAVCPTGIDIREGPQIGCITCALCIDACDKVMDQVGRPRGLIDYVTAEDAELEKAGQQHTPVLKTLLRPRTLLYFSVWGAIGLAMLFAVGNRARIDISANHDRNPLYVQLADGGVRNAYTANLRNMENRPRTMEISMSGLAQAVLWSNQGSRETADQTIMVEVPADSVGRVRLFVAAPGEGPAREEFTLTVRAKDDRTAQDTHDVFFERPEADE
- the ccoP gene encoding cytochrome-c oxidase, cbb3-type subunit III — protein: MVDKQRVDEATGTKTVGHEWDGIEELDTPMPRWWLWTLYATIFWALIYVVLYPAWPMVNSATEGVLGWSSRGDYEKAVAMRETELEPIRQALVNTDIHKLPNNPELLNNAIQGGRSAFKVHCVQCHGSGAAGSKGYPNLNDDEWLWGGDMAAIEYTLVHGIRNPDHPETRFSLMPAFGRDGILQANEIEDLVSYVRVISGREKQSGSATRGAGLFGTNCAVCHGSDAKGDRTQGAPDLTDAINLYGLDRASINDTITNSRNGVMPRWGHRLDASTIRMLTAYVHSLGGGEDAPVEQEVASEEAVTETPEDEQS